From a single Callithrix jacchus isolate 240 chromosome 5, calJac240_pri, whole genome shotgun sequence genomic region:
- the SLC7A1 gene encoding high affinity cationic amino acid transporter 1 encodes MGCKGLLNIGQQMLRRKVVDCSREETRLSRCLNTFDLVALGVGSTLGAGVYVLAGAVARENAGPAIVISFLIAALASVLAGLCYGEFGARVPKTGSAYLYSYVTVGEFWAFITGWNLILSYIIGTSSVARAWSATFDELIGRPIGEFSRTHMALNVPGVLAENPDIFAVIIILILTGLLTLGVKESAMVNKIFTCVNVLVLGFIMVSGFVKGSLKNWQLTEENFGNTSGRLCLNNDTKEGKPGVGGFMPFGFSGVLSGAATCFYAFVGFDCIATTGEEVKNPQKAIPVGIVASLLICFIAYFGVSAALTLMMPYFCLDNNSPLPDAFKHVGWEGAKYAVAVGSLCALSASLLGSMFPMPRVIYAMAEDGLLFKFLAKVNDRTKTPIIATLASGAIAAVMAFLFDLKDLVDLMSIGTLLAYSLVAACVLVLRYQPEQPNLVYQMASTSDELDHADQNELTSTSDSQLGFLPEAEMFSLKTILSPKNVEPSKVSGLIVNISTSLIAVLIITFCIVAVLGKEALTKGALWAVFMLAGSALLCAVVTVVIWRQPESKTKLSFKVPFLPVLPILSIFVNVYLMMQLDQGTWVRFAVWMLIGFIIYFGYGLWHSEEASLDADQARTPDGNLDQCK; translated from the exons ATGGGGTGCAAAGGGCTGCTCAACATTGGCCAGCAGATGCTGCGACGGAAGGTGGTGGACTGCAGCCGGGAGGAGACACGGCTCTCTCGTTGCTTGAACACTTTTGACCTGGTGGCCCTTGGGGTGGGCAGCACGCTGGGTGCTGGCGTCTACGTCCTGGCTGGAGCGGTGGCCCGTGAGAATGCGGGTCCTGCCATTGTCATCTCCTTCCTGATCGCTGCACTGGCCTCGGTGCTGGCCGGCCTGTGCTACGGGGAGTTTGGTGCTCGGGTCCCCAAGACAGGCTCAGCTTACCTCTACAGCTACGTCACCGTTGGGGAGTTCTGGGCCTTTATCACTGGCTGGAACTTAATCCTCTCCTACATCATCG GTACTTCAAGCGTAGCGAGGGCCTGGAGCGCCACCTTCGATGAGCTGATCGGCAGACCCATCGGGGAGTTCTCGCGGACACACATGGCTCTGAACGTCCCCGGCGTGCTGGCCGAAAACCCCGACATATTCGCCGTGATCATAATTCTTATCTTGACAG GACTTTTAACTCTTGGTGTGAAGGAGTCAGCCATGGTCAACAAAATATTCACTTGTGTCAACGTCCTGGTCCTGGGCTTCATAATGGTGTCGGGATTTGTGAAAGGATCGCTTAAAAACTGGCAGCTCACGGAGGAGAATTTTGGGAACACTTCAGGCCGTCTCTGTTTGAACAA TGATACAAAAGAAGGGAAGCCCGGTGTTGGTGGATTCATGCCCTTCGGGTTCTCTGGTGTCCTGTCAGGGGCAGCAACTTGCTTCTATGCCTTCGTGGGCTTTGACTGCATCGCCACCACAG GTGAAGAGGTAAAGAACCCACAGAAGGCCATCCCCGTGGGGATCGTGGCATCCCTCCTGATCTGCTTTATCGCCTACTTTGGGGTGTCGGCCGCCCTCACACTCATGATGCCCTACTTCTGCCTGGACAATAACAGCCCCCTGCCTGACGCCTTTAAGCATGTGGGCTGGGAAGGCGCCAAGTACGCGGTGGCTGTGGGCTCCCTCTGCGCTCTCTCCGCCAG TCTTCTAGGTTCCATGTTTCCTATGCCTCGGGTTATCTATGCCATGGCTGAGGATGGACTGCTATTTAAATTTTTGGCCAAGGTCAATGACAGGACCAAAACACCAATAATCGCCACGTTAGCCTCGGGTGCCATTGCTG CTGTGATGGCCTTCCTCTTTGACCTGAAGGACTTGGTGGACCTCATGTCCATTGGCACCCTCCTGGCTTACTCGTTGGTGGCTGCCTGTGTGTTGGTCTTACG GTATCAGCCAGAGCAACCTAACCTGGTATACCAGATGGCCAGTACTTCCGATGAGTTAGATCATGCAGACCAAAATGAGCTGACTAGCACCAGTGATTCCCAGTTGGGTTTTTTACCGGAGGCAGAGATGTTCTCCTTGAAAACCATACTCTCACCCAAAAACGTGGAGCCTTCCAAAGTCTCTGGGCTAATCGTGAACATTTCAACGAGCCTCATAG CTGTTCTCATCATCACCTTCTGCATTGTGGCCGTGCTTGGAAAGGAGGCTCTCACCAAAGGGGCGCTGTGGGCAGTCTTCATGCTGGCAGGGTCTGCCCTCCTCTGTGCTGTGGTCACGGTCGTCATCTGGAGGCAGCCCGAGAGCAAGACCAAGCTCTCATTTAAG GTTCCCTTCCTGCCAGTGCTCCCCATCCTGAGCATCTTCGTGAACGTCTATCTCATGATGCAGCTGGACCAGGGCACCTGGGTCCGGTTTGCCGTGTGGATGCTGATAG GCTTCATCATCTACTTTGGCTACGGCCTGTGGCACAGCGAGGAGGCGTCCCTGGATGCTGACCAAGCAAGGACTCCTGATGGCAACTTGGACCAGTGCAAGTGA